The genomic window tactatattgcttctgaagacatagatttaaccactggagtcttattaattACTTCCATGCTGTATTTATGTTATTGTTGGTGCTTGAccggtctggtcaccattcacttacctacagcgctgagatattcttctaaaaaaaatgtgttcagcagaatgaaGTTGCATGTGGGATGACAAtagagtaaattatgatttttttggggggggttaaaaaaaaaaaactttcccaaaaatgaaaaaacacagcTTTTATTCAGGAATGCACCTTGTGTGAAATATTGTGGAACAAATTCCCTCTGGAAGGTAATTCAGTCCTAGAGGTCAATTTATATTTTCCTTTCAAAGGCTTTTTATTATGTCCTGAAGGTTTCATTGTATCCGTATAATGCATAAAAGTACTATATATTTGCAAGCAGCGAAGCTTATTCATGCATTACCTTTGCTTGTGCTCGCATAGTCTTTATTAAACAAATCCAAGTCTATAACAAAAAGAACAACACGAAAGCTATGACATTCTGTAGTGCATACTACATAAAGGCACAGTGCTGAATAGTTTATCATGCAATATGCTTGAACTTTGCATACCACATGTAGTATGAAGGAAAGAAAGGCTGCACAATTGTAATGCAAATCAAGAACTGCTTATTTTTACGACTGGATGGAagttactaaattaaaaaaatattaacatttaaaaagcataGATTTTCGATTCATTGGGTAAGTGTAATTTCAAAGATTTAAGGTAAAACAATCCAATCTTTGATGTATTTTTCATGCTTTAAAACAATGATTGTGCATTTGACACACGTGATGACACACGTCACTCTAGTCTGCCCACCTATTGGACCACTGGGTATTGTGCTGTCTAAATGGTGGTGTTGGGGGGTAGTGCCACCTGTTAGCTTCCACATTGTTTTGAGAGAAGTGGTTTCCGTTGCTCTGATAAATGCATCACGCTAATAAGGTCCTTTCTCTGTcacctttttttaaaataaaacccTGAAACAATAACACCTATCACTGAGAAAAATACAAACCAAACATTTTTATTACCTTAATTTTTAATTGAAAGGCTATCGGACTCAGTAATTCATAAAAGAGGAGTGTACAGTGTTTACAGTAGAGGCCGTCTAGAAAGACAGTATTACCTGTCCCTTCATCCTGGTCTAATCTTATATTTGGGAACATAAACTAGGATATTCACCAAGATGGGATCCATGGTCTTAATGCAGAATGTTTAGCCCAGCCAGTTAAGTAGAAGTCGAATGAGTATGTTTGTGCCCCAGATGAGTATAGTAGAATGGTGTTATAACATTAGCTCCACTCTCCCCACTGGAAAAAATCCTGCCTGCTTCCCGGGCCTCTCTCTCAGGATCCACAGGGGAGCGAGGCAAGATGTACAACTCTTTAGAGTGATCAAAATATCCACTCGCCTGTACTCTAGCTCCTTAATTTCCATCGGACTGTCTCACAGACAGATTAAATCACTATATTGTTAGTAACATGATCATACCaacactgatgcaaaaatgtggaGAAGGAGTTCAAAGACTCGCACTACAGGCTCTGGAGTTTACGGATCAGCTCCAACTTCCACTTCCTGCGTTTCAACTTCAACATCAAATGGAAGGCTTTTCAATAAAAGGTAATTCCTGTTTTAGTTATGGAtttcatcagacacacacacagcactgatGCCATGCTCCGAGACAAAAGGTGGTGTCAGGTATCTACAATTGAAACCACTTCAGAAAGTTGTCCTCTCCTTTCTCTTTTCGAGCGACAGTGGAACTTGACTGTCGACCGAATCTGCCTAGTTTACCTATTAAAATAAACATCTACGgatttttgaaattacatcagTCT from Xyrauchen texanus isolate HMW12.3.18 chromosome 3, RBS_HiC_50CHRs, whole genome shotgun sequence includes these protein-coding regions:
- the LOC127624620 gene encoding LOW QUALITY PROTEIN: surfeit locus protein 1 (The sequence of the model RefSeq protein was modified relative to this genomic sequence to represent the inferred CDS: inserted 3 bases in 2 codons; substituted 5 bases at 5 genomic stop codons), which codes for MFILIGKLGRFGRQSSSTVARKEKGEDNFLKWFQLXIPDTTFCLGAWHQCCLKRRKWKLELIRKLQSLXCDDLICLXDSPMEIKELEYRRXGYFDHSKELYILPRSPVDPEREAREAGRIFSSGESGANVITPFYYTHLGHTILVNILVYVPKYKIRPGXRDRXQRKDLISVMHLSEQRKPLLXQNNVEANRWHYPPTPPFRQHNTQWSNRWAD